A single region of the Alteriqipengyuania flavescens genome encodes:
- a CDS encoding L,D-transpeptidase family protein codes for MKSILRTGMSAIAAFAVATPALAAAQAVTAEPVPADVGDAIDAMEMRSAEVVQPLPEAEPLVQSWTLSDARQLLEVIEGIDAHGLIPADYNPGELRAAIAAGEGKMLDEEASNAFAWLIEDMRDGRTPMANRRQWFVVDPDADRFPTVQVMARALASHDIAGALEEIAPTHPDYAALKRELARKPEAGRRALIQANMDRWRWLQRDLGAQYLITNVPEYQLRLTVNDTIIETYRTVVGKPGRTATPQLAESVEGVIFNPTWTVPQSIVKGEGLGAKVLNNPAWARRAGYTATRGANGYVSVVQQPGPSNALGLMKLEMPNAHAIFLHDTPSRNLFSNANRALSHGCIRTERATELAITLAILQADMEPERAVEIQKSGEYTRVRFEREMPVYITYFTMGTNIDGQMSTYRDIYERDAPVLASFREDRVRERARVTDEEVIAIENGEL; via the coding sequence ATGAAATCGATCCTTCGTACCGGTATGTCTGCCATCGCCGCTTTTGCCGTCGCCACGCCAGCCCTCGCCGCCGCACAGGCCGTGACGGCAGAGCCCGTTCCCGCCGACGTGGGCGACGCCATCGATGCGATGGAAATGCGCTCCGCCGAAGTCGTGCAGCCGCTGCCCGAAGCAGAACCGCTGGTGCAGAGCTGGACGCTGTCCGATGCGCGCCAGCTGCTCGAAGTCATCGAGGGCATCGATGCGCACGGCCTGATTCCGGCGGATTACAATCCGGGCGAACTGCGCGCGGCGATCGCCGCGGGCGAGGGCAAGATGCTGGACGAAGAGGCGAGCAACGCCTTCGCCTGGCTGATCGAGGACATGCGCGACGGGCGCACGCCGATGGCCAACCGCCGCCAGTGGTTCGTGGTCGATCCCGATGCGGACCGCTTCCCGACCGTGCAGGTCATGGCCCGCGCGCTGGCCAGCCACGATATCGCCGGCGCGCTGGAGGAAATCGCGCCGACCCATCCCGACTACGCCGCGCTGAAGCGCGAACTGGCGCGCAAGCCGGAAGCGGGCCGCCGCGCGCTCATCCAGGCCAACATGGATCGCTGGCGCTGGCTGCAGCGCGATCTCGGCGCGCAGTACCTGATCACGAACGTGCCCGAATACCAGCTGCGCCTGACGGTCAACGATACGATCATCGAAACCTATCGCACCGTGGTCGGCAAGCCTGGCCGCACGGCGACGCCGCAGCTGGCCGAAAGCGTGGAAGGCGTGATTTTCAACCCGACGTGGACGGTGCCGCAGTCGATCGTGAAGGGCGAGGGGCTTGGCGCGAAAGTGCTCAACAACCCCGCCTGGGCGCGGCGTGCGGGCTACACTGCGACGCGCGGTGCGAACGGCTATGTCTCCGTGGTTCAGCAGCCGGGTCCGTCCAATGCGCTAGGTCTGATGAAGCTCGAAATGCCGAATGCGCATGCCATCTTCCTGCACGACACGCCCAGCCGCAACCTGTTCTCCAACGCCAACCGCGCGCTCAGCCACGGCTGCATCCGCACCGAACGCGCCACCGAGCTGGCGATCACGCTGGCGATTCTTCAGGCCGACATGGAGCCGGAACGCGCGGTCGAGATCCAGAAGTCGGGCGAATACACGCGCGTGCGTTTCGAGCGCGAGATGCCCGTCTACATCACCTATTTCACGATGGGCACGAATATCGACGGCCAGATGTCCACCTATCGCGACATCTACGAACGCGACGCCCCGGTGCTCGCCAGCTTCCGCGAAGACCGCGTGCGCGAACGCGCCCGCGTGACGGACGAGGAAGTGATCGCGATCGAGAACGGCGAACTGTAA
- a CDS encoding DMT family transporter, protein MQQLRHAPHTETAVIGPVLMALLGVGLLALIDALMKSASLATGVYTAAFLRVAFASLIAVPLWLAAGGRWPKRPVLKLHALRGVVSAFMALTFFFALTRLPIAETIAISFVAPIVALYLARVFLGEAITRHAVAAALLGLAGTFVILSGRLGSAQIDARAWAGIASILVSAMLYAVNFILIRRQSLAAKPLEIAAFHGVVQVLVLALAAPFLLHWPDSETLTALGGSAALTVGGALAIAWAYARAETQVLVPMEYSGFLWAALFGWLFFAERVEWHVVAGAVLIVAGCLIAARRKPPEITAV, encoded by the coding sequence GTGCAGCAATTGCGCCACGCGCCGCATACCGAGACCGCCGTCATTGGCCCGGTGCTGATGGCGCTGCTGGGCGTTGGCCTGCTGGCGTTGATAGACGCGTTGATGAAAAGCGCCTCGCTGGCTACGGGTGTCTACACCGCCGCGTTCCTGCGCGTGGCCTTCGCCAGCCTGATTGCCGTACCGCTGTGGCTGGCCGCCGGCGGGCGCTGGCCGAAACGCCCGGTGCTGAAGCTGCACGCGCTGCGCGGCGTCGTTTCGGCATTCATGGCGCTGACGTTCTTCTTCGCCCTCACCCGACTGCCGATTGCCGAAACCATCGCGATCAGCTTCGTCGCGCCGATCGTGGCGCTCTATCTCGCCCGCGTGTTCCTCGGCGAAGCGATCACCCGCCATGCCGTTGCCGCCGCCCTGCTGGGGCTGGCCGGGACCTTCGTCATCCTGAGCGGCCGGCTTGGAAGCGCACAGATCGATGCGCGAGCGTGGGCCGGCATCGCCTCCATCCTCGTTTCGGCCATGCTCTATGCGGTCAATTTCATCCTGATCCGCCGCCAGTCGCTCGCCGCGAAACCGCTGGAAATCGCAGCCTTCCACGGGGTCGTGCAGGTGCTGGTCCTTGCCCTTGCCGCGCCGTTCCTGCTGCATTGGCCGGATAGCGAAACTCTGACCGCGCTTGGCGGGTCGGCTGCGCTGACCGTCGGCGGCGCGCTGGCCATCGCTTGGGCCTATGCCCGCGCGGAGACGCAAGTGCTTGTCCCTATGGAATATTCCGGCTTCCTGTGGGCCGCCCTGTTCGGCTGGCTGTTCTTTGCCGAGCGCGTCGAATGGCATGTGGTGGCAGGCGCGGTGCTGATCGTTGCCGGGTGCCTGATCGCCGCGCGCCGCAAACCGCCGGAAATCACCGCCGTTTGA
- a CDS encoding murein L,D-transpeptidase catalytic domain-containing protein has translation MTMLPTNRRTFLTGALAAGASLAAAPRAFAQVRFGNPRDEKLAAIARQELERAGQAIWRRDIVGIADFGLRSSSPRFHLVNMEAGTVESFLVTHGTGSDPEHDGWLKTYSNVSGSEMTSRGAYVTWEWYHGKFGLSMRLGGLDPTNDLAYPRAIVMHPAEYATEDHVARWGKLGRSNGCLALGPEQFRHCVRNLAGGRLIFADSFGLESDGSSVVPPVAQTDYVLPRQPMRPAYDNAYDGGRAAGERGVTFQLD, from the coding sequence ATGACAATGCTTCCCACCAACCGCCGCACTTTCCTGACCGGAGCGCTCGCCGCGGGCGCCTCGCTCGCCGCCGCTCCGCGCGCCTTTGCGCAAGTGCGGTTCGGCAATCCGCGCGACGAAAAGCTGGCAGCCATCGCCCGGCAGGAACTCGAGCGCGCCGGCCAGGCCATCTGGCGCCGCGACATCGTCGGCATCGCCGATTTCGGCCTGCGGTCCTCCTCGCCGCGCTTCCACCTCGTCAACATGGAAGCGGGCACGGTGGAAAGCTTCCTCGTCACCCACGGTACGGGTTCCGACCCCGAACACGATGGCTGGCTGAAGACCTATTCCAACGTATCGGGTTCCGAAATGACTAGCCGCGGGGCCTACGTCACGTGGGAGTGGTATCACGGCAAATTCGGCCTCTCGATGCGCCTCGGCGGGCTCGATCCGACGAACGACCTCGCCTATCCGCGCGCCATCGTGATGCATCCGGCGGAGTATGCGACCGAAGACCATGTCGCGCGGTGGGGCAAGCTCGGCCGGTCGAACGGCTGCCTTGCGCTGGGCCCCGAACAGTTCCGCCACTGCGTACGCAACCTGGCCGGCGGACGCCTGATCTTTGCCGACAGTTTCGGGCTGGAAAGCGACGGGTCGAGCGTGGTGCCCCCGGTCGCGCAGACCGACTACGTGCTGCCGCGGCAGCCGATGCGCCCAGCTTACGACAATGCCTACGACGGTGGACGCGCCGCGGGCGAGCGTGGCGTTACCTTCCAGCTGGATTGA
- the acnA gene encoding aconitate hydratase AcnA, with amino-acid sequence MTKVGTDSLGTRSTLSVGGKDYAYYSLAKAAESLGDVSRLPFSLKVLLENMLRFEDGGHTVGREHAQAIADWQNNPTTGNEIQYRPARVLLQDFTGVPCVVDLAAMRDAIAKLGGDTAKINPQVPVNLVIDHSVMVDEFGHPKAMEANMELEYARNAERYDFLKWGSKSFENFSAVPPGTGICHQVNLEHIGRGVWSSEDQDGNLTAYPDTCVGTDSHTTMINGLGVLGWGVGGIEAEAAMLGQPISMLIPRVVGFKLTNQLAEGVTATDLVLTCVQMLREVGVVGSFVEFYGPGVSNLSLADRATIANMAPEYGATCGFFGIDDKTLDYLRLTGRSEDQIALVEAYSKEQGMWFTPENEPVFSETLELDMASVVPSLAGPKRPQDKVALPMVDELFNGDLKSIYKKDAPVRVDVEDTHHDIGDGDVVIAAITSCTNTSNPDVLIAAGLVAKKAREKGLKPKPWVKTSLAPGSQVVTDYLEKSGLQDDLDAMGFDLVGYGCTTCIGNSGPLAPPISKAINGNDIVAASVLSGNRNFEGRVSPDVRANFLASPPLVVAYSILGTVTQDITEVPLGQDQQGNDVMLADVWPTNQEVADHRAANIDRSMFEKRYADVHKGDEHWQAINVTASDTYQWRPGSTYVANPPFFEGMGLEPEPVKDIANAKPLAILGDSVTTDHISPAGSIKEDSPAGEYLRSNQVSKADFNSYGSRRGNHEVMMRGTFANIRIKNEMVPGVEGGFTVYDGETMPIYDAAMKHQADGTQLVVIGGKEYGTGSSRDWAAKGTILLGVQAVIVESFERIHRSNLIGMGVLPLQFKGGDTRLTLGLKGDDSFSIAGLDSLTPGQDVEVNVTRADGTGFAFTAQCRIDTANEMDYYRNGGILQYVLRQLAA; translated from the coding sequence ATGACCAAGGTCGGCACCGACAGCCTCGGCACCCGCAGCACCCTTTCCGTCGGCGGCAAGGATTACGCCTATTACAGCCTCGCCAAGGCTGCCGAGAGCCTCGGCGACGTCTCCCGCCTGCCGTTCAGCCTGAAAGTGCTGCTCGAAAACATGCTGCGGTTCGAGGATGGCGGCCACACCGTGGGGCGTGAACACGCGCAGGCGATTGCCGACTGGCAGAACAACCCGACCACCGGCAACGAAATCCAGTACCGCCCGGCGCGCGTGCTGCTGCAGGATTTCACCGGCGTGCCCTGCGTCGTCGACCTTGCCGCGATGCGCGATGCCATCGCCAAGCTGGGCGGCGATACGGCGAAGATCAATCCGCAGGTTCCGGTCAATCTGGTCATCGACCACTCGGTGATGGTCGACGAATTCGGCCACCCCAAGGCGATGGAAGCCAATATGGAGCTGGAATACGCCCGCAATGCGGAGCGTTACGACTTCCTCAAGTGGGGCTCCAAGAGCTTCGAGAACTTCTCCGCCGTGCCTCCGGGCACCGGTATCTGCCATCAGGTCAACCTGGAGCACATCGGCCGCGGCGTGTGGTCGAGCGAGGACCAGGACGGCAACCTCACCGCTTACCCCGACACCTGCGTCGGCACCGACAGCCACACCACGATGATCAACGGCCTCGGCGTGCTCGGCTGGGGCGTCGGCGGGATCGAGGCGGAAGCCGCGATGCTCGGCCAGCCCATTTCCATGCTGATCCCGCGCGTGGTCGGCTTCAAGCTGACGAACCAGCTGGCCGAGGGGGTCACGGCGACCGACCTCGTGCTCACCTGCGTGCAGATGCTGCGCGAAGTCGGCGTGGTCGGCAGCTTCGTCGAATTCTACGGTCCCGGCGTGTCCAACCTCAGCCTCGCCGACCGCGCGACGATCGCCAACATGGCGCCGGAATACGGCGCGACCTGCGGTTTCTTCGGCATCGACGACAAGACGCTGGACTACCTGCGCCTGACCGGCCGCAGCGAAGACCAGATCGCGCTGGTCGAAGCCTATTCGAAGGAACAGGGCATGTGGTTCACGCCGGAAAACGAGCCGGTGTTCTCCGAAACGCTGGAGCTCGACATGGCCAGCGTCGTCCCCAGCCTGGCCGGCCCCAAGCGGCCGCAGGACAAGGTCGCCCTGCCGATGGTGGACGAGCTGTTCAACGGTGACCTCAAGTCGATTTACAAGAAGGACGCGCCCGTGCGCGTCGATGTGGAGGATACGCATCACGACATCGGCGATGGCGACGTCGTGATCGCGGCCATCACCAGCTGCACCAACACCTCCAACCCCGACGTGCTGATCGCCGCCGGCCTCGTCGCCAAGAAGGCGCGCGAAAAGGGCCTGAAGCCCAAACCGTGGGTGAAGACCAGCCTGGCGCCCGGCTCGCAAGTGGTGACGGACTACCTCGAAAAGAGCGGCCTGCAGGACGATCTCGACGCGATGGGCTTCGACCTCGTCGGCTATGGCTGCACGACCTGCATCGGCAACTCGGGCCCGCTCGCCCCGCCGATCAGCAAGGCGATAAACGGCAACGATATCGTCGCCGCCAGCGTCCTTTCCGGCAACCGCAACTTCGAAGGCCGCGTCTCGCCCGACGTGCGCGCGAACTTCCTCGCCAGCCCGCCGCTGGTGGTCGCCTACTCCATCCTCGGCACGGTCACGCAGGACATCACCGAAGTGCCGCTGGGCCAGGACCAGCAGGGCAACGACGTGATGCTGGCCGACGTCTGGCCGACCAACCAGGAAGTGGCAGACCACCGCGCCGCCAACATCGACCGCTCGATGTTCGAAAAGCGCTATGCCGACGTCCACAAGGGCGACGAACACTGGCAGGCCATCAACGTGACCGCGTCCGACACCTACCAGTGGCGCCCGGGCAGCACCTATGTCGCGAACCCTCCCTTCTTCGAAGGCATGGGGCTGGAGCCGGAACCGGTGAAGGATATTGCCAATGCAAAGCCGCTCGCCATCCTCGGCGACAGTGTCACCACCGACCACATCAGCCCGGCCGGCTCGATCAAGGAAGACAGCCCGGCAGGCGAATATCTGCGTTCGAACCAGGTCTCGAAGGCGGACTTCAACTCCTACGGCAGCCGGCGCGGCAACCACGAGGTCATGATGCGCGGCACCTTTGCCAACATTCGCATCAAGAACGAAATGGTCCCCGGCGTCGAAGGCGGCTTTACCGTCTATGACGGCGAGACCATGCCGATCTACGACGCAGCGATGAAGCACCAGGCCGACGGCACCCAGCTGGTCGTCATCGGCGGCAAGGAATACGGCACCGGTTCCAGCCGCGACTGGGCCGCCAAGGGCACCATCCTGCTCGGCGTGCAGGCGGTAATCGTCGAAAGCTTTGAACGTATCCACCGCTCCAACCTGATCGGCATGGGCGTACTGCCGCTGCAGTTCAAGGGTGGCGACACGCGCCTGACGCTGGGCCTGAAAGGCGACGACAGCTTCTCCATCGCCGGGCTCGACAGCCTGACCCCGGGACAGGACGTGGAAGTAAACGTCACCCGCGCAGATGGCACCGGCTTCGCCTTCACCGCGCAGTGCCGCATCGATACCGCCAACGAGATGGATTACTATCGCAACGGCGGGATCCTGCAGTACGTGCTGCGCCAGCTTGCCGCCTGA